CGAGGTCCGCCGGGCCCTGCGCGGGCAACCCGCCTTCGAGGTGCAGGTGACCGGGCTGGGCTGCTTCGAGCAGCCCACGAAGGGCACCGCGCCCGTCGTCTACTTCGAGGTCGAGAGCCCCGGGCTCCAGCAGCTCCACGAGCGTCTGGTCGACGAGTTCGGCGCCATCGGCGGGCTGGAGGGCGAGGACTACGTCCCGCACGTCACCATCGCCCGGGACGCCCCGCAGTCGGCCGCCGACCGGCTGCTGGAGCAGGACATCGAGCCGGTGACGTGGACCGTCACCCAGCTGGAGTTCTTCGACTCGCGGTACCGGGAGGTTGCGGGCCGGGTCAGCCTGCCGGCGTGAGTCGCGAATTTTCACGAATCGAGTGGCGTGCGCTTTCGAGTGTGCTGAGCGATAGCGAAGCCACGAGGTGAGGGCGCGCGAGGGACGACCGAAGTGAAACGAAGGGAGTCGGCTGGGGAGGGTGTGGTGTGGTGTGGTGCTGTGCGGTCATGGACGCTAGCGCAAGTGGTCTACTCGTCGACACGAACAGCCTCAGTACCGTCTCTCGATTCTCACGGCTGCGGCGGCGCCCCGTCGTACACGTCCATCCACCTTTTGTCGCACTCGCCTGTCGGCTCGTTTGCAAAAGCTGGACCAAAATCGGAAATGCAGGAGCGCGTTCACGGCTGCGGCGGCGCCCCGTCGTACGCCTCCATGTCCTGATAGAAGTTCATCATCGCGAACTTCAACTTCTCGGGCTTGATGTCGAGCATCTCGTCGCGCTCCTCGGCCGGGAAGGTGTCCCGCACGCTGTACTTGCCCATCTCGCCCTTGCTTCTGGCCGTGTATCGCTCGTCCAGCAGCACCCGGACGCCGAAGTCGTCGGGCGACCGGATGACCCGCCCGAGCGCCTGTCTCGTCTTCCGGATCGTCGGAATCTCGACCGCGTACTTCCAGCCGGGGTCCTTGTCGCTGGGCCGGCCGAACGCCTTCCCGTACGCCTGCTGGACCGCCTCTGCTCTATCGTCGAGATGTGGGTAGGGGACGCCGAGGACGGCCACGGTGCGGGCGTCGTCGCCGTCGAAGCTCACGCCCTCGGCGAGGGTGCCCCACAGCGACGTGAGCAGGACGGCGTCGTCGTCGGCCGTGAAGTCCTCGCGGAGCTGGTCCGCGCTGACGCCGGCCTTGTCGAGGTAGACGTTCTGGTGACCCTCCTGTCGCAGGCGTTCGGCGTACCGGGCGGCCTCGGAGTAGTTCGGGGTGAACACGAGCGTGTTGCCGGGGGTGAACCGGGCCACGTCGTGCAGGGTCTCGCCGACCTCCTGCTGGACCGCGGGGTCGTCGCGGGCACTGGCGAACAGCGCCGGCGTCGAGACCGCGTAGGTCCGGCGGCGCTCCGACGGGAACTGGAGCCCGTAGGCCATGTTCACCGGGTTCGTGAGGCCGAGCACGTCCTCGGTGACGTGGAAGGGGCGCAGCGTCGCGCTCATCAGGACGGTCGCGTGGACCTCCTCGAACAGCTCCTTCGTGACCTCCTGCGGGATGCAGGTGTAGAGTTCTGCTCTTCCATAGACCTCGTCGGTGCCCTGGTCGCGCCGGACCGAGGCGACCGGGTGTAACCCTTCGTCGGTACCCTCGCGCATCCACGCGCCGACGAAGGCCGCGGCCTGCAGGGTCTGGCACTCCTGGCGGGTGGTCGCCTCGCCGTTCTTGTACGCCTCCTCGTACTGGTCGTCGAGTTCCTTGCCGAGCATCACCGCCGCCTCCAGGTCGGCCTTGTAGTCCAGCCCGTCGTAGTGCTCCTGGAGGAACGCCATCGTCAGGTCGTCCCGGCCGGAGTCGCTGGCGACCGCCACGTCCTCCCAGTCGTCGCCGACCTGCTCGCGCTCGCCGAAGGAGAACGAGTCCTCGTAGATATCGACGAGCGCGTCGCGGTACGCTCGGAGGACGGTCTCGGCGCGCTCGGCCCGCGCGTCCTCGCTCTCGTCGAGTTCCTCCAGCGCCTGGTCGAGCGTCTGCTCGGTGAGGGTGCGGGTCGCGTGGTCCCGGGCCGCCCCCTCGACGTTGTGCGCCTCGTCGAACACCGTGATGACGTCCTCGGGGTCGCGCCCGAGCCACCGGAAGAACTGCTCGCGGATCATCGGGTCGAGCAGGTGGTGGTAGTTCGCCACCACGAGGTCGATGCCCTCCATGCTCTCCTTGAGCAACTCGTACCCGCACATCGTGCGCTCGTGTGCGTACTCGTACACGTCGTCGGGCGTGCGCACGTCGTCGAACAGCCACTGGTAGAACTCGTCGGTGTTCCCGGTCAGGTTGTTCCGGTAGTGGTCACAGACGTTCTTCTCCTCGCTGATGGCCTGCGCGCGGTCGCTCACCGACTCGAGTTCGTCCACGACCGCCTCGCGGGCCTCGACCGCCTTCTCCTCGCCCTCCTGGGCCGCCGAGAGGAGTTCGCGCTCGCGGTCGCGGAGCTGGGCCGCCTCCATGCGCGCGTCGACCAGTTCCCGGGTGTTGTCCCGCAGCACCTGGCACTCCTCGTAGCCCACGTCGATGTGACACATCGAGGCCTTGCCCTTGAACACCACGGCGCGGATGGGCTCGTGTTTCGTGATGGCGCGCGCCTCCTGGACGAACTGGCGCATCTGCTGGTGGACGTCGGTCGTGATGACGACCGTCTTCTCCGTCTCGCGTGCGTACTCCAGCGCCGGCACCAGCGCCGACAGCGTCTTCCCCGTCCCGCAGGCCCCCTCGAACAGCACGTCCTGGCCCCGTTCGAGCGAGGTGTGGATGCGATCCATCGCCTCGCCCTGGTTCTCGTAGGGCTCGTCGTAGGGGAAGAAGCGGAGATACGCGTTGACCTCGGACACACCGTGTGATTGCCCGTTCTGGGTCAAAAGGGTTCGGCCGCGGGTGCCTTCGACCTTGATGAATTCGGGTGTAGTGATAAGGTAGCATGTACCATAGTTGTCCCTGTCATGCCTGTCCCAGGATACGACCTCGACGACCTCGACGACGACCTGCGCGAGCGCATCGAGGAGAAGAAACTGGAGGAGATACTCACCGACGAGGACCGCCGACGGCTCGAGGAGGGGGAGAGCCTGCTGGACGTCCTCTCGGACGAGAAGATAGAACAGTTGCTTGCCGACGACGACTGATTCTCCCGCCGTTTCAGAGCGATTCGAGCGCCGCGTACGGGTTCAGGAACCCTGCGCCGTAGTACGTCTTGTCGTACCCGTCCGGCACGGACGCCGAGCGTTTGAGGATGCTCTCGACCTGGTTCGCGTTGAGTGTCGGCTCTGCGCTCTTGAGGAGCGCGACCGCACCCGCGACCTGCGGGGCGGCCATTGAGGTGCCTGCGGCCCAGCCGTAGCCGGTGCTCGAATTGAGGTAGTTCCCATCGTCGTCGAAGACAGGCTCAGAGACGGTGCTGAGCACGAGGTCGAGGTGCCAGGGAACGCCAGTCCCGATGGCAGAGAGGTCCGCGTCACCACCGGGTGCTGCCAGCGTGATTGCGTTGGTGCCGTAGTTGGTGTAGAACGACGGGGAGTGTGCGGGCGCTTCCATTCCCTCGTCTCCCCAGCCGAACCCGATGGGTCCGGTTGCGGCCACCGAGAGGGCCTGAGCACCCTCGTTCGGGAGACTGATGAGGTTCTTGTCGTGCTGAAGGTTTGCTGCGTCGTTCCCGGCCGAGATAACGAGGAGCGTGCCCATGCTGTTCGCCCAGGTCATCACGCGGTTGAGCGCTTTCCCGTAGAACTGGCCGAGGGCCTGTCGGGGCACCGGGTAGGCGCCGAGGCTGAGGTTCGCTACGTCGCTCTCGATTTCGGTCGCGTGGGCGATCGCGGCGAGGATATCGGCGAAGCTCGCCAGCGCCTCCGGGGAGAACACGCGGCAGTCGACGAGTTCTGCCTCGGGAGCGACACCGACGACGCCCTCGCTGTTGTTCGCCGTGGCGGCCGCGATGCCGGCGACGTGAGTCCCGTGGTAGCCACCTGCCGGGTTTCCAGCCCCGTAGTCGTCGTCGGTGAAGTTCTTCGAGAGCGTCGTGTTCACCTCGAGGTCTTTGTGGGTCGCGTCGATACCCGAGTCAATGATAGTGACACGCGCTTTCGTACCCGTGCACATCGCGTGAACGTCGGACATTCCCATCGCCTGCTTGTCCCACTGGAGCCCGTACAACGGGTCGTCGTAGCCCGCGACTGCCGCAGGGCCGACGTACTCAGCAGCCGGCTTCGCCAGTTCCAGTTCGATGTCGGGCGCGTACGTCCCGAGCCGGCGAACGTCGCGCTCGCGGCCCTCCACGACCGCGAGCCCGACCTGTGAAAGGTCGTGTACCACGTTCACCGTCCCCAGTCGCGCGTTCGGCTTCAGGTCGACGAGGTAGCGCGTCGCGGATTCACGCGCTGTGACCGTGCCGCCTGCGGCGATGCCACCGAGCACTGCTCCACTGACTGTCAGAAATTCACGTCGGTTGTAACGAGTCATCACCCCGCACCGATGCAGGGTGCCCACTAAGCTAATCACTCGTTCTCTGGGGGTAAGACCGTCCTATATCGGGGGTACGAATGGAATACCTATACCCGAAGGCGGCTACGCTCGTGCCCGGCCGCCGTGTTACACCGCGGGGGAACCCCTGACCTCGGGCTCGATGTAGACCTTCTTGATCTGGCCGTCGTGTGACTGGAGTTCCTTCTCGATGGCCGTGATGGTGTCGTCGATGGCTTCGGTGTCCATCTCGGGGTCGAAGGCCACGTCGGCGGTGACGATGGCGCGGCCGGGGCCGAAGTAGACCGTCCGGAAGTCCTCGACCTTCGTGACGCCGGTGTAGTCGCGGACGATGTCACGGAGCGGGCTCTCGGCGTCCTCGGGGAGGGACTCGCCGAGCAGCAGGCGCTTGTTCTCCCAGGCCAGCGCGATGGCGAAGCCCATCAGCATGAGGCCGATGAGGAACGCGGAGACGGCGTCGTAGATGCCGTTGCCGGTGACCCGCGAGAGGTAGATGCCGACGAGCGCGATGGCGGCACCCGCCAGGGCGATGGCGTCCTCGGTCAGGGCGGTCAGCGTCGTCACGTCACTGGTCTTGCGGAACGCCTCGCGAAAGCCCGACCACTCGTGCTTCTCGATCTGGAGCTTCATCGCCTTGTACGCCTTCGCCAGGGCGTACGTCTCGAAGACGATGGCGCCGATGAGGACCGCGTAGCTCACCCAGATGCCGGGGAACTCGTAGCCGGCGAGGGTGACCATCCCGAGGCTGGGCGGCTTCGGGTGGAGGATAGCGTGGTAGCCGTGCTTGGCGGACTCCCACCCGGCGATACCGAACAGGAGCACGCTGACGAGGAACGCGTAGAAGAACTGCGCCTTCCCGTACCCGAAGGGGTGGCTTCGCGTCGCCTCCTTCCCGGAGTACCGGATGCCGAAGAGGAGGAACACCTGGTTCCCGGTGTCGGAGATGGAGTGGTACGTCTCGGAGAGCATCGCCGGGCTCCCCGTCAGGGTGAACCCGATGAACTTCAGTATCGCGATGGCGCCGTTGGCGATGAGCGCCGCGATGACGACGGACTTGCTTGAGGCCATTAGGTAGGCGCGCGAGGTCCAGCAAAAAAGCGTTTCCGCTACGCAGGCAGGTACTCCCAGGTGCTACCGTCCTCGCCGGGGCCGCTCACGCCGGGGAGCCGGGGGAGTCGCGGGCGCACGAACGACCACCACGCCTCGGCGTCGTCGTAGCCGGCGCGGTACTTGGGGAACACCTCGTGTTTGAACTCGCGGTCGGTGACGGTGCCCTCGTCGGCGAGGTGGTCCCACGCCGCCTGTATCGCGTCGCGCCGCCAGTCGATCATCATCTCGCTCACGCCGGGGACGTCCATCTCCGCGACGGCCTCCTCGACGGCGTCCTCGCGGGCCGTCTCGGGGTCCGCGCTGCTGGCCGTCCCGTGGAGCGACGCCGGCGTGTAGTAGGCCGTCAGCGTCGCCTCACCGTCGGTCAGCTCCTTCGCCCGGAGGTCGCCGGCCTCGGCGAGGCCGTCGAGGATGTCGGCGGCGGCCTCGGGTCCGATGTCCGTCTCGGCGGCGACCTCGGTGGCGGTCCGTGGGGCGGCGTCGTCGAACACGGTGAGGACGACCGCGTCGGCGACGGCCCGGGGTTGTTCCTGGCGCTCGCGCTCTTTCGACATGTGTGCACATACTGGGGGTGGGCCCAAATCCGTTTTTGTCCGACGAAAATCACGTCACCCCTGCGGTCGTAGGACTCGCCATGCTCGTCATCTGCTCTGATTCGCACGCCCGGTCCGGTCACGCCCTCTCTGGACGGACACTGGAGGCGGTCCGGGAAGCCGACCTCGTGGTCCACGCCGGAGATTTCACCACGACGACAGTACTGGACGCGTTCACCGAGGCGGCCGACCGGCTGCTCGCCGTCCACGGGAACGCCGACAACGAGGAGGTACGAGAGCGACTCCCGGGCGCCCGGGTGCTGGAGTACGAGGGCGTCACGGTCGCGGTGACGCACCGGCGCGACGGCGGCGACCTCGGACTGCGGATGTTCGGCCGCGAGCGGGGGGCCGACCTCGTCGTCTCGGGGCACACGCATCGCCCGCGGTTCCTCGAGACGCAGGACGTCTGCCTGCTCAACCCGGGGAGCCACGCCCAGCCGCGAGGGAACCGGCCGGCTCATGCCGAACTCGAGGCGACGGACCAGGGGCTCGCTGGCAGGTTGGTACAGCCCGACGGGACCGTCTTCGAACGGTTCGCGGTCCCGGCGGATGGCGCGCGTGAGGGGCAGCAGTGAAAGCGGGGAGGGCGGCGCGTGACGGGCACGACACCCCAACCCCGGGCGGCTGTGTCATGACGGGTGGAGGGCCGAAGTCCCGGGGTGCACCTGTACGTACAGGGTACCACTCAAAATAGATACCGTAGGCTCAAACGTGTATTTTACCTACGAGGCGTGGAAACGAGCCCTCGCGCGACTACTGGTTCTCGGTGTACCAGTAGGCGAACCCGGCGACGAGGACGATGGCCCCACCCAGGAAGAACGCCAGGCCGGGCGAGACGGCGGCTGCGGCGGT
This window of the Haloarchaeobius amylolyticus genome carries:
- a CDS encoding 2'-5' RNA ligase family protein, coding for MYSVNVPVPGSVARLASDLHPLLTEFDRVREDYTLLAKRIGDPEHFAVREHEVRRALRGQPAFEVQVTGLGCFEQPTKGTAPVVYFEVESPGLQQLHERLVDEFGAIGGLEGEDYVPHVTIARDAPQSAADRLLEQDIEPVTWTVTQLEFFDSRYREVAGRVSLPA
- a CDS encoding ATP-dependent DNA helicase; protein product: MSEVNAYLRFFPYDEPYENQGEAMDRIHTSLERGQDVLFEGACGTGKTLSALVPALEYARETEKTVVITTDVHQQMRQFVQEARAITKHEPIRAVVFKGKASMCHIDVGYEECQVLRDNTRELVDARMEAAQLRDRERELLSAAQEGEEKAVEAREAVVDELESVSDRAQAISEEKNVCDHYRNNLTGNTDEFYQWLFDDVRTPDDVYEYAHERTMCGYELLKESMEGIDLVVANYHHLLDPMIREQFFRWLGRDPEDVITVFDEAHNVEGAARDHATRTLTEQTLDQALEELDESEDARAERAETVLRAYRDALVDIYEDSFSFGEREQVGDDWEDVAVASDSGRDDLTMAFLQEHYDGLDYKADLEAAVMLGKELDDQYEEAYKNGEATTRQECQTLQAAAFVGAWMREGTDEGLHPVASVRRDQGTDEVYGRAELYTCIPQEVTKELFEEVHATVLMSATLRPFHVTEDVLGLTNPVNMAYGLQFPSERRRTYAVSTPALFASARDDPAVQQEVGETLHDVARFTPGNTLVFTPNYSEAARYAERLRQEGHQNVYLDKAGVSADQLREDFTADDDAVLLTSLWGTLAEGVSFDGDDARTVAVLGVPYPHLDDRAEAVQQAYGKAFGRPSDKDPGWKYAVEIPTIRKTRQALGRVIRSPDDFGVRVLLDERYTARSKGEMGKYSVRDTFPAEERDEMLDIKPEKLKFAMMNFYQDMEAYDGAPPQP
- a CDS encoding S8 family peptidase; the encoded protein is MTRYNRREFLTVSGAVLGGIAAGGTVTARESATRYLVDLKPNARLGTVNVVHDLSQVGLAVVEGRERDVRRLGTYAPDIELELAKPAAEYVGPAAVAGYDDPLYGLQWDKQAMGMSDVHAMCTGTKARVTIIDSGIDATHKDLEVNTTLSKNFTDDDYGAGNPAGGYHGTHVAGIAAATANNSEGVVGVAPEAELVDCRVFSPEALASFADILAAIAHATEIESDVANLSLGAYPVPRQALGQFYGKALNRVMTWANSMGTLLVISAGNDAANLQHDKNLISLPNEGAQALSVAATGPIGFGWGDEGMEAPAHSPSFYTNYGTNAITLAAPGGDADLSAIGTGVPWHLDLVLSTVSEPVFDDDGNYLNSSTGYGWAAGTSMAAPQVAGAVALLKSAEPTLNANQVESILKRSASVPDGYDKTYYGAGFLNPYAALESL
- a CDS encoding cation diffusion facilitator family transporter produces the protein MASSKSVVIAALIANGAIAILKFIGFTLTGSPAMLSETYHSISDTGNQVFLLFGIRYSGKEATRSHPFGYGKAQFFYAFLVSVLLFGIAGWESAKHGYHAILHPKPPSLGMVTLAGYEFPGIWVSYAVLIGAIVFETYALAKAYKAMKLQIEKHEWSGFREAFRKTSDVTTLTALTEDAIALAGAAIALVGIYLSRVTGNGIYDAVSAFLIGLMLMGFAIALAWENKRLLLGESLPEDAESPLRDIVRDYTGVTKVEDFRTVYFGPGRAIVTADVAFDPEMDTEAIDDTITAIEKELQSHDGQIKKVYIEPEVRGSPAV
- a CDS encoding metallophosphoesterase, which translates into the protein MLVICSDSHARSGHALSGRTLEAVREADLVVHAGDFTTTTVLDAFTEAADRLLAVHGNADNEEVRERLPGARVLEYEGVTVAVTHRRDGGDLGLRMFGRERGADLVVSGHTHRPRFLETQDVCLLNPGSHAQPRGNRPAHAELEATDQGLAGRLVQPDGTVFERFAVPADGAREGQQ